From a region of the Procambarus clarkii isolate CNS0578487 chromosome 18, FALCON_Pclarkii_2.0, whole genome shotgun sequence genome:
- the LOC138366064 gene encoding hepatitis A virus cellular receptor 1-like, whose protein sequence is MVRSPAGLISSGNVIAALVWVGSSVALCHPAEEEEPDGYGNTDSDTITDPDTITDLDTITDPDTITDPDTITDPATITDPATITDPATITDPDTITDPDTITNPDTITDPDTITDLDTITDPDTITDPDTITDPATITDPATITDPATITDPDTITDPDTITDPDTITDPATTTDPATITDPATITDPDTITDPDTITDPDTITDPATITDPATITDPATITDPDTITDPDTITDPDTITDPATITDPATITDHLNTGSTSRRHESFVYQSKHMEV, encoded by the exons ATGGTTCGATCCCCCGCCGGACTCATATCCAGTGGAAACGTCATCGCTGCTCTTGTGTGGGTTGGCTCAAGTGTGGCTCTGTGTCACCcagcggaggaagaggag CCAGACGGGTACGGAAACACGGACTCTGACACCATCACGGACCCAGACACTATCACGGACCTAGACACCATCACGGACCCTGACACCATCACGGACCCTGACACTATCACGGACCCAGCCACCATCACGGACCCAGCCACCATCACGGACCCAGCCACCATCACGGACCCTGACACCATCACGGACCCTGACACCATCACGAACCCTGACACTATCACGGACCCTGACACCATCACGGACCTAGACACCATCACGGACCCTGACACTATCACGGACCCTGACACCATCACGGACCCAGCCACCATCACGGACCCAGCCACCATCACGGACCCAGCCACCATCACGGACCCTGACACCATCACGGACCCTGACACCATCACGGACCCTGACACCATCAcggacccagccaccaccacggaCCCAGCCACCATCACGGACCCAGCCACCATCACGGACCCTGACACCATCACGGACCCTGACACCATCACGGACCCTGACACCATCACGGACCCAGCCACCATCACGGACCCAGCCACCATCACGGACCCAGCCACCATCACGGACCCTGACACCATCACGGACCCTGACACCATCACGGACCCTGACACCATCACGGACCCAGCCACCATCACGGACCCAGCCACCATCACGGACCACCTCAACACTGGTAGCACCAGCAGGAGACACGAATCATTCGTGTATCAAAGTAAACATATGGAAGTATGA